A genomic stretch from Actinomycetota bacterium includes:
- a CDS encoding type II toxin-antitoxin system VapB family antitoxin, producing MSRTVIDIKDELLEKAKKLTKMTKKVDIVNYALERLVRQKEIEKILELKGKVKWEGNLEEMRRDRF from the coding sequence ATGTCTCGAACAGTAATCGATATCAAAGATGAATTGCTTGAAAAAGCCAAGAAACTTACCAAGATGACCAAAAAAGTTGACATCGTTAATTACGCCTTAGAAAGATTGGTTCGCCAAAAGGAAATCGAAAAAATCCTCGAACTCAAGGGGAAAGTAAAATGGGAAGGTAATTTAGAGGAGATGAGGAGAGACCGATTTTGA
- a CDS encoding response regulator transcription factor, whose translation MEKIRVLIVDDHTVFRQGLCKLLEAEEDICVIGEASDGSEAIEMVKNLGPDIVLMDIEMPNVDGIKATTEIKEMYPNTEVVALTAYEDDEHLFKAIRAGSTGYISKHSSADEIVEAIKTVSRGESMITPSLSRRILKKFTSLSKMSKSHRDLLWSDLTKREIEILKLLCEGKTNSQIAEILFISERTVKNHIYNIYQKLQCNTRTEAMLKGIKLGLLDLDE comes from the coding sequence ATGGAGAAAATTAGAGTTCTCATAGTTGATGATCATACGGTATTCAGACAAGGCTTGTGCAAGCTGTTGGAGGCAGAGGAAGATATTTGCGTCATCGGTGAGGCATCCGATGGCTCTGAGGCAATCGAGATGGTGAAAAATCTTGGTCCGGACATTGTTTTAATGGACATCGAGATGCCCAACGTCGATGGCATTAAAGCAACCACTGAGATAAAGGAAATGTATCCAAATACAGAGGTCGTTGCCCTCACCGCCTATGAGGATGACGAGCATCTCTTCAAAGCCATCCGAGCTGGGTCAACTGGATATATTTCAAAACATAGCTCCGCCGATGAAATCGTGGAAGCCATTAAGACGGTCTCCCGTGGCGAAAGCATGATAACTCCCAGTCTTTCCCGAAGAATTTTGAAAAAGTTTACAAGCTTATCCAAGATGAGCAAATCCCATCGAGACTTACTTTGGAGTGACCTTACCAAAAGGGAGATTGAGATTTTGAAGTTGCTTTGCGAAGGGAAAACGAATAGTCAGATTGCCGAAATCTTGTTCATAAGTGAAAGGACCGTCAAAAACCATATCTATAATATCTATCAAAAGCTTCAATGCAACACCCGCACTGAAGCCATGCTCAAAGGTATAAAACTGGGACTCCTCGACCTCGACGAATAA
- a CDS encoding ATP-binding protein, with product MRRILGRGILEYLRKPANLITAQKLLQNNTEKQKIEIWEDAASAFMALLMIMLGIIMIGDILLFRRIPGEEYFLASLYTLIFAVVFNASNPIREKFISKKINSTVSLFVNLAIVTLLMNFTGGLKSEFYIAYFLIPTIAALCFGLRGMLIALALIFLSLFWFFIKEPYQPLLGEQLLFRVLLLILVSVPFLLLVEREKKYRRSLETSSRELEQALSELKQTQAELVHSAKLAALGRLGAGIAHELDQPLASIGLYAQMILSRLERNSSLREDLSIINEQTDRMRQIVKSLKNLSRQSKLQRIPIDVTKPIEDALRLLLREFKIHNIRVIKDFNDNLPEIAADEDQLQQVFLNILSNAQDALDAVEGKDKEVKIQVRPVNSGQFVEITVADNGCGIPEEVKDRIFDPFFSTKSSQGGLGLGLSITSRIIRDHDGSLNIESQEGKGTIVKILLPVLRRSSKLQGD from the coding sequence ATGAGGAGAATTCTGGGGAGGGGTATTTTAGAATACCTACGCAAGCCAGCCAATCTAATTACCGCACAAAAACTACTCCAAAATAACACCGAAAAGCAAAAGATAGAAATCTGGGAAGATGCAGCCTCTGCATTCATGGCTCTACTTATGATAATGCTGGGAATCATCATGATCGGCGACATTCTCCTGTTCAGAAGAATTCCCGGCGAGGAGTACTTTCTGGCATCTTTATATACCTTAATATTCGCCGTCGTTTTTAATGCTTCAAATCCCATACGAGAGAAATTTATCTCTAAAAAAATAAACTCCACCGTTTCCCTCTTTGTTAATCTAGCTATCGTCACATTGTTGATGAATTTCACCGGAGGTTTAAAATCCGAGTTCTATATAGCTTATTTTCTGATCCCCACGATAGCTGCTCTATGCTTTGGCTTGAGAGGGATGTTAATCGCTCTTGCTCTCATCTTCCTTTCGCTTTTCTGGTTCTTCATTAAAGAACCCTATCAGCCTCTCTTAGGTGAGCAGCTCTTATTTCGAGTCCTCCTCCTCATTCTGGTCTCGGTACCCTTCCTGTTATTGGTTGAGCGGGAGAAGAAATATCGACGGTCGCTTGAGACTTCCTCTCGAGAGTTAGAGCAAGCCCTAAGTGAATTAAAGCAAACTCAAGCGGAGTTGGTACATTCCGCTAAGCTGGCAGCTTTGGGTCGGTTGGGTGCCGGCATTGCCCATGAGTTAGATCAACCCCTGGCAAGCATCGGGCTTTATGCCCAGATGATTCTATCCAGACTTGAGAGGAACAGTTCCCTTCGAGAGGATCTAAGCATAATAAATGAGCAGACCGATAGGATGCGTCAGATCGTCAAAAGTTTAAAAAATCTTTCTCGCCAATCTAAGTTGCAACGTATCCCCATCGATGTAACCAAGCCAATTGAAGATGCATTGCGACTTCTCCTCCGAGAGTTTAAGATTCATAACATAAGGGTGATTAAAGATTTTAACGATAATCTGCCCGAGATTGCCGCCGATGAGGATCAATTGCAACAGGTATTCTTGAACATCCTTTCCAATGCCCAGGATGCTCTCGATGCCGTTGAAGGCAAGGATAAGGAAGTGAAAATCCAAGTTAGACCCGTAAACAGTGGACAGTTTGTGGAAATCACCGTCGCCGATAATGGATGTGGAATACCTGAAGAAGTTAAAGATAGGATATTCGACCCATTCTTCTCCACCAAGTCTTCACAAGGAGGTTTGGGACTAGGGTTATCGATCACCTCAAGGATTATTCGGGATCACGATGGTTCTTTGAATATCGAAAGCCAAGAGGGAAAAGGAACAATAGTGAAAATTTTACTCCCCGTTCTTAGGAGAAGCTCTAAGCTTCAAGGGGATTGA